From the Bacillus marinisedimentorum genome, one window contains:
- a CDS encoding PolC-type DNA polymerase III, protein MGQEDQLRKERFQLLLQQINYPESLAGEQFRDGKIEKLTIKKKEKAWHFLFHLPTLIPANAYEVFQLHLQKTFSNIAAVSFTFKYDDNNVTEETFRGYWPHLVNSLNGSAPGIKNWLAQQKPSLQGQKATVKARNNTEAVTIKRKLTELAAPAAQHMGLPPIQFDTVIEQSQEEMIKFQQEKEIEDRDKVLAAIAEKEKREKDNHSDGPTGPVTIGYTIKEDPVPIENITDEERRVALQGYVFDAETRELRSGRTLLTFKITDYTDSLLIKMFSRDKEDIPLLQSIQKGMWVKVRGSIQNDTFVRDLVMIANDVNEIKPAERIDDAEEKRAELHAHTVMSQMDAVTSASRLVEQAAKWGHNTFAITDHGGVQSFPDAYAAGKKHGVKIIYGVEANLVDDGVPIAYNPAERLLEDETYVVFDVETTGLSAAYDTIIELAAVKIKNGEIIDRFESFANPHHPLSATTIDLTGITDDMVRDAPEPEEVVEKFRAWTGDDILVAHNASFDMGFLNAGLKKCGYGKAENPVIDTLELARFLFPDMKNHRLNTLCKKFNIELTQHHRAIYDAEATGYLLWKLLQDTFEKGILYHARLNDNMGQSNAYQRARPSHCILLAKTEEGLKNLYKLVSLAHLDYFYRVPRIPRSQLTKYREGLLVGSACDKGEVFEGMMQKQADEVEEIADFYDYLEIQPLSNYAHLIEKELVRDELALKDIIQKIINVGEKLGKPVAATGNVHFLQPEDAIYRKILIASQGGANPLNKQQLPPVYFKTTTEMLEEFSFLGKEKAHEVVVANTRKIADDIEDIKPIKDDLYTPRIEGADEEMRNMSYGMARSIYGDELPAIVEERLEKELKSIIGHGFAVIYLISHKLVKKSLDDGYLVGSRGSVGSSFVATMTEITEVNPLPPHYVCPSCQHSHFFDDGSVGSGFDLPDADCPECGTPYKKDGHDIPFETFLGFKGDKVPDIDLNFSGEYQPRAHNYTKVLFGEDNVFRAGTIGTVAQKTAFGFVKKFEEENGVTYRGAEIDRLSSGCTGVKRTTGQHPGGIIVVPDYMDIFDFTPIQYPADDRNSEWKTTHFDFHSIHDNLLKLDILGHDDPTVIRMLQDLSGIDPKTIPTDDKEVMKIFGGTESLGVTEDQIMCKTGTLGIPEFGTRFVRQMLEETKPSTFSELVQISGLSHGTDVWLNNANELIYSGTCELKDVIGCRDDIMVYLIYKGLEPSLAFKIMEFVRKGRGLQDEWIEEMKKHDVPDWYIDSCKKIKYMFPKAHAAAYVLMAVRIAYFKVHHPILFYAAYFTVRADDFDVDAMVKGSNAIRAQIEEINAKGLDASPKEKSLLTVLELALEMCERGLKFQRVDLYKSSASEFLVEGNTLIPPFNAIPGLGTNAALNIVKARQEGEFLSKEDLQQRSKISKTVIEYLNEQGCLEGLPDQNQLSLF, encoded by the coding sequence GTGGGGCAAGAAGATCAGCTGCGAAAAGAAAGATTTCAGCTTCTCCTTCAGCAAATCAATTATCCTGAATCTCTTGCAGGGGAACAATTCAGGGATGGTAAAATTGAAAAGCTTACGATTAAGAAAAAAGAGAAAGCGTGGCATTTTTTATTTCATTTGCCGACATTGATTCCGGCAAATGCCTATGAAGTATTTCAACTGCATTTACAGAAAACATTTTCGAATATAGCCGCCGTCTCATTCACTTTTAAATATGACGATAACAATGTGACTGAAGAAACGTTTCGCGGGTACTGGCCGCATCTTGTCAACAGTTTAAACGGTTCAGCACCAGGGATCAAAAACTGGCTTGCGCAGCAAAAACCTTCGTTACAGGGGCAAAAAGCGACAGTCAAAGCTAGAAATAACACAGAAGCGGTCACCATCAAGAGGAAGCTGACAGAACTGGCTGCCCCGGCAGCACAACATATGGGGCTTCCGCCGATCCAATTCGACACGGTCATCGAACAGTCACAGGAAGAAATGATCAAGTTCCAGCAGGAAAAAGAAATCGAAGACCGGGATAAAGTGCTGGCTGCCATTGCCGAAAAGGAAAAGAGAGAAAAAGATAATCATTCCGACGGGCCAACAGGACCAGTCACAATTGGCTATACGATAAAAGAGGATCCTGTGCCTATTGAGAACATCACTGACGAAGAAAGACGTGTCGCGCTCCAGGGGTATGTTTTTGATGCCGAAACAAGGGAGCTGCGGAGCGGCAGAACGTTACTGACCTTCAAGATCACAGACTACACGGACAGCCTGTTGATCAAAATGTTTTCCCGTGACAAAGAAGATATCCCATTATTGCAATCAATTCAAAAAGGCATGTGGGTTAAGGTCAGGGGCAGCATCCAGAATGATACATTCGTCCGTGATCTTGTCATGATCGCAAATGATGTCAACGAAATTAAGCCAGCTGAACGTATAGATGATGCTGAAGAAAAGCGGGCCGAGCTCCATGCCCATACAGTGATGAGCCAGATGGATGCAGTCACCTCTGCCTCCCGGCTGGTTGAACAAGCGGCGAAGTGGGGCCATAATACGTTTGCCATCACCGACCACGGTGGTGTGCAGTCGTTCCCGGATGCATATGCTGCCGGGAAAAAACACGGTGTCAAAATCATTTACGGAGTAGAAGCAAACCTGGTTGATGATGGAGTGCCGATCGCATACAATCCGGCTGAGCGGTTACTGGAAGATGAAACGTACGTCGTATTCGACGTGGAAACAACCGGCTTGTCTGCGGCTTATGACACTATCATCGAACTCGCCGCCGTGAAAATTAAAAACGGGGAAATCATCGACAGATTCGAATCATTTGCAAATCCCCACCATCCGCTCTCAGCGACGACGATCGATTTGACCGGCATCACCGACGATATGGTCAGGGATGCACCTGAGCCGGAGGAAGTGGTGGAAAAATTCCGGGCGTGGACCGGAGATGACATACTTGTCGCTCATAATGCCAGCTTCGATATGGGATTTCTGAATGCCGGCCTGAAAAAATGCGGATATGGCAAAGCTGAAAATCCGGTTATCGACACCCTCGAACTGGCGCGCTTTCTTTTTCCGGACATGAAAAATCACCGTTTGAATACATTGTGCAAGAAATTCAATATCGAACTTACCCAGCACCACCGGGCGATTTATGATGCAGAAGCGACAGGATACCTGTTGTGGAAGCTGCTGCAGGATACATTCGAGAAGGGCATCCTTTATCACGCTCGCTTGAATGACAATATGGGGCAGTCTAATGCCTATCAGCGGGCAAGGCCCTCACATTGTATCTTGCTGGCGAAAACGGAAGAAGGCTTGAAAAACTTATACAAACTCGTATCGCTTGCGCACCTCGACTATTTTTACCGGGTGCCCCGAATTCCGCGTTCCCAGCTTACAAAATACCGCGAAGGGCTGCTGGTCGGGTCTGCATGTGACAAAGGGGAAGTTTTTGAGGGTATGATGCAGAAGCAGGCTGATGAGGTTGAAGAAATTGCTGATTTCTATGATTATCTGGAAATTCAGCCGCTCTCCAACTACGCCCATCTGATTGAAAAAGAGCTGGTGAGGGATGAACTCGCTTTAAAGGATATCATCCAAAAAATCATCAATGTCGGTGAAAAACTGGGGAAACCGGTCGCAGCAACAGGAAATGTACATTTCCTGCAGCCGGAGGATGCGATTTACCGAAAAATCCTCATCGCTTCACAGGGCGGTGCCAATCCGCTGAATAAGCAGCAGCTGCCTCCGGTTTATTTCAAAACGACAACGGAAATGCTGGAGGAATTCTCATTCCTTGGCAAGGAAAAAGCACATGAAGTCGTCGTTGCTAATACCCGGAAAATTGCAGATGATATCGAAGACATCAAACCGATCAAAGACGACCTGTATACCCCCAGAATTGAAGGGGCCGATGAGGAAATGAGGAATATGAGCTACGGCATGGCCCGCAGCATTTACGGTGATGAGCTTCCTGCGATTGTTGAAGAACGTCTGGAAAAAGAGCTGAAAAGCATCATCGGCCACGGCTTCGCGGTCATCTATCTCATTTCTCACAAGCTTGTCAAAAAATCGCTTGATGATGGATACCTGGTCGGGTCGCGCGGATCGGTGGGCTCATCTTTCGTTGCGACAATGACTGAAATAACCGAAGTCAATCCGCTGCCGCCGCACTATGTGTGTCCGTCATGCCAGCATTCCCACTTTTTCGATGACGGATCGGTCGGTTCAGGATTTGACCTTCCTGATGCGGACTGTCCCGAGTGTGGAACACCATATAAAAAAGACGGCCATGACATTCCGTTCGAAACGTTCCTTGGCTTCAAAGGGGACAAGGTTCCTGATATCGACTTGAACTTTTCGGGTGAATATCAGCCGCGTGCCCATAACTATACAAAAGTATTGTTCGGAGAAGATAATGTCTTCCGGGCGGGAACGATCGGCACTGTAGCCCAAAAAACGGCATTCGGTTTCGTGAAAAAATTCGAAGAAGAGAACGGCGTCACCTACCGGGGGGCGGAAATTGACCGGCTCTCTTCCGGATGCACCGGTGTGAAGCGGACGACCGGCCAGCACCCTGGGGGCATCATCGTTGTCCCCGATTATATGGATATCTTTGATTTCACACCGATCCAGTATCCGGCAGATGACAGGAATTCCGAATGGAAAACGACGCATTTCGACTTCCATTCCATCCATGACAACTTGCTCAAGCTGGATATTCTGGGGCACGATGATCCGACTGTAATCAGGATGCTTCAAGACTTGAGCGGCATCGATCCAAAAACGATTCCGACAGATGACAAGGAAGTCATGAAAATTTTCGGCGGAACGGAATCACTCGGTGTAACAGAAGACCAGATCATGTGTAAAACCGGCACCCTCGGTATTCCAGAATTCGGCACGAGATTTGTCCGCCAAATGCTTGAAGAAACCAAACCAAGTACGTTCTCAGAGCTTGTGCAGATTTCCGGGCTTTCCCACGGGACTGACGTATGGCTGAATAATGCCAATGAATTGATCTACAGCGGTACCTGTGAGCTTAAGGACGTTATCGGATGCCGTGATGATATTATGGTGTATTTGATTTATAAAGGACTTGAACCTTCACTGGCATTTAAAATTATGGAGTTTGTCCGGAAGGGCAGGGGCTTGCAGGATGAGTGGATTGAAGAGATGAAAAAACATGACGTGCCTGATTGGTATATCGATTCCTGCAAAAAGATCAAATACATGTTCCCTAAAGCCCATGCGGCTGCCTATGTATTGATGGCTGTGCGGATCGCCTATTTCAAGGTGCATCATCCAATCTTGTTCTATGCGGCCTACTTCACTGTACGTGCTGATGATTTTGACGTAGATGCAATGGTGAAAGGCAGCAATGCCATCAGGGCACAAATTGAAGAAATCAATGCGAAAGGCCTTGATGCTTCTCCGAAAGAGAAAAGTTTGCTGACTGTGCTGGAACTGGCCCTTGAAATGTGTGAACGCGGATTGAAATTCCAGAGGGTGGACTTGTATAAGTCGAGTGCCAGTGAGTTCCTTGTAGAAGGGAATACATTGATTCCCCCGTTTAACGCTATTCCCGGCCTTGGCACCAACGCCGCTTTGAATATCGTAAAGGCACGTCAAGAAGGTGAGTTTCTCAGTAAGGAAGATTTACAGCAGCGCAGCAAGATCTCAAAAACAGTCATCGAGTACTTGAATGAGCAGGGCTGTCTTGAAGGCCTCCCAGATCAGAACCAGCTGTCGCTGTTTTGA
- the rimP gene encoding ribosome maturation factor RimP — translation MGKKVTDITEELVTPIVDEYGMELVDVEFVKEGKNWFLRVFIDSPEGVDIEDCGKVSERLSEQLDEKDPIDMPYFLEVSSPGAERPLKKEKDFYNAVGKQVHVKTYEPIDGEKVFEGKLLDFNGERLSVEVTIKTRKKTYDIPYEKVANARLAVTF, via the coding sequence ATGGGAAAAAAGGTCACAGATATTACCGAAGAACTTGTCACTCCAATTGTTGATGAATACGGAATGGAACTTGTGGATGTCGAATTCGTCAAAGAAGGTAAAAACTGGTTCCTGCGTGTTTTCATTGATTCTCCTGAAGGTGTGGATATTGAAGACTGCGGGAAGGTGAGCGAAAGGCTTAGCGAACAGCTTGATGAAAAGGACCCGATTGATATGCCATACTTTTTGGAAGTTTCATCTCCAGGAGCGGAACGCCCGCTTAAAAAGGAGAAGGACTTTTACAATGCAGTCGGAAAACAAGTCCATGTCAAGACGTATGAACCGATTGACGGCGAAAAAGTTTTTGAAGGCAAGCTTCTCGATTTCAACGGTGAAAGGCTGTCAGTTGAAGTGACGATAAAAACAAGAAAGAAAACATACGACATTCCATACGAGAAAGTTGCAAATGCCAGACTGGCAGTCACTTTTTAA
- the nusA gene encoding transcription termination factor NusA: protein MSSELFDALTVLEKEKGISKDILLEAIEAALISAYKRNFNQAQNVRVDINETTGTMRVFARKDVVEEVMDPFLEISLEEAKQINPSYEVDDVVELEVTPRNFGRIAAQTAKQVVTQRVREAERGVIYSEYIDREEDIMTGIVQRQDPRFIYVNLGKVEALLPANEQIASEGYHPHDRIKVFVTKVEKTTKGPQIFVSRTHPGLLKRLFELEVPEIYDGTVEIKSVAREAGDRSKISVHSQDPEVDPVGSCVGQKGQRVQAIVNELNGEKIDIVRWSEDPVEYVANALSPSKVLKVDVDEEEKATTVIVPDYQLSLAIGKRGQNARLAAKLTGWKIDIKSQSDAEELGLYSPGDEAAPEDYDEEYEELD from the coding sequence ATGAGCAGTGAACTGTTTGATGCGCTGACAGTCCTCGAAAAAGAAAAAGGCATCAGCAAAGATATTTTATTAGAGGCCATTGAGGCGGCATTGATCTCTGCCTATAAGCGCAATTTCAATCAGGCGCAGAATGTGCGTGTTGATATCAATGAAACAACAGGAACGATGCGGGTTTTCGCCCGCAAAGATGTAGTGGAAGAAGTGATGGATCCGTTCCTTGAAATTTCACTTGAAGAAGCTAAGCAGATCAACCCTTCTTATGAAGTAGATGATGTGGTGGAGCTTGAAGTCACACCGAGGAACTTTGGGCGGATTGCTGCGCAAACAGCCAAGCAGGTCGTTACCCAGCGTGTCCGCGAAGCAGAACGCGGGGTCATTTATTCAGAATACATCGACCGTGAGGAAGACATTATGACGGGCATCGTCCAGCGCCAGGATCCGCGTTTTATTTATGTGAACCTGGGAAAGGTGGAAGCTCTTCTTCCCGCAAACGAGCAGATCGCAAGCGAAGGTTATCACCCGCATGACCGTATTAAAGTTTTTGTGACCAAGGTTGAAAAAACAACAAAAGGCCCTCAGATATTTGTGTCGAGGACCCATCCGGGCCTTTTGAAGCGGCTGTTTGAACTTGAAGTTCCTGAAATTTATGACGGAACGGTGGAAATCAAATCGGTTGCACGTGAAGCCGGAGACCGGTCAAAAATATCCGTCCATTCACAGGATCCTGAAGTGGATCCCGTCGGCTCATGCGTCGGCCAAAAAGGCCAGCGTGTCCAGGCCATCGTCAACGAGCTGAACGGTGAAAAAATTGACATTGTCCGCTGGTCGGAAGATCCGGTTGAATATGTTGCCAATGCACTGAGCCCTTCAAAAGTCCTCAAGGTCGATGTGGACGAAGAAGAGAAGGCAACCACTGTCATCGTCCCTGATTACCAGCTGTCCCTGGCAATCGGCAAACGCGGACAAAACGCCCGGCTTGCCGCCAAGCTTACCGGCTGGAAGATTGATATAAAGAGCCAGTCCGATGCAGAGGAACTCGGCCTCTATTCACCTGGTGATGAAGCAGCTCCGGAAGATTACGATGAAGAATACGAAGAATTAGATTAA
- the rnpM gene encoding RNase P modulator RnpM, with translation MVNKKKTPLRKCVASQEMKPKNELLRVVRTPEGDVMVDLTGKKSGRGAYLSKDKSIIEKAKKKNILSRHLKAEVDDAVYDECIAIAERDNRPL, from the coding sequence CTGGTGAATAAGAAAAAAACACCTTTGCGAAAGTGTGTCGCCAGTCAGGAAATGAAACCGAAAAATGAGCTGCTCAGGGTCGTCAGAACACCCGAGGGCGATGTCATGGTTGATTTGACGGGCAAGAAATCGGGCCGCGGTGCTTATTTAAGCAAAGATAAATCAATTATAGAAAAAGCAAAGAAAAAAAACATTTTGTCCCGGCATTTGAAAGCGGAAGTGGATGATGCGGTTTATGATGAATGCATCGCCATTGCCGAGAGGGATAACCGGCCATTATGA
- a CDS encoding YlxQ family RNA-binding protein, whose product MRQSKGLSLLGLANRARKCISGEELVLKEIRNGNARLVILAGDASENTVKKMTDKCKTFDVPLRFAQDRYTLGEAIGKPARVSVAVTDEGFAKKLISLLD is encoded by the coding sequence ATGAGGCAGAGCAAAGGGTTATCGCTGCTGGGACTAGCCAATCGGGCAAGAAAGTGCATTTCCGGAGAAGAGCTCGTTTTAAAGGAGATAAGAAACGGCAATGCCCGGCTTGTCATCCTTGCCGGCGATGCTTCTGAAAATACCGTCAAAAAGATGACGGACAAGTGTAAAACGTTCGATGTGCCGCTGCGATTCGCACAGGATCGGTATACACTGGGAGAAGCTATTGGAAAGCCGGCCAGAGTGTCGGTCGCGGTAACAGACGAGGGATTTGCAAAGAAGCTGATTAGCTTGCTCGATTAA
- the infB gene encoding translation initiation factor IF-2 produces the protein MSKMRVYEYAKKHNVSSKQVINKLKDMNVEVSNHMSTIEDSVVGKLDAIFDPKKEDKPKQESGRNNNSKAANTGQGGKDNAQNKKTSGGQNRSGGGNRQNNNQNRNQPRNSGNKNQQQGGRGNNRGQNRKGKGGQRNQPNQNQPKQPPKQKQTPEKITFEGTLTVGELAGKLNKEPSEIIKKLMTLGVMATINQELDKESIELIGAEYGVETEEEQVIDKSDLSTYMEPDEEKDMQIRPPVVTIMGHVDHGKTTLLDSIRNTKVTASEAGGITQHIGAYQIEANDKKITFLDTPGHAAFTTMRSRGAQVTDVTILVVAADDGVMPQTVEAINHAKAAEVPIIVAVNKIDKEGANPDRVMQELTEYNLVPEDWGGDTIFVPVSALQGEGIEDLLEMILLVSEVEELKANPDRLAYGTVIEAQLDKGRGSVATLLVQNGTLNVGDPIVVGNTFGRVRAMVNDLGRRVKKAGPSTPVEITGLNDVPQAGDRFVVFEEEKTARQIGESRAQKQLEAQRGEKSRLSLDDLFEQIKQGDVKEINVIIKADVQGSVEAMAGSLQKIEVEGVKVKVIHTGVGAITESDIILASASNAIVIGFNVRPDGNAKKTAEAENVDIRLHRVIYKAIDEIEAAMKGMLDPEFEEKVIGQAEVRETFKVSKIGTIAGSYVTEGKVRRDAGVRVIRDGIVVYEGEVDTLKRYKDDAKEVAQGYECGITLQKFNDIKEGDIFEFFVMEEIKPA, from the coding sequence ATGAGCAAGATGCGTGTATATGAATATGCCAAAAAGCACAACGTTTCAAGCAAACAGGTCATTAATAAATTAAAAGATATGAATGTGGAAGTTTCTAATCATATGTCTACAATTGAAGATTCAGTTGTGGGCAAACTCGATGCGATATTCGATCCTAAAAAAGAGGACAAACCGAAACAGGAATCCGGCCGCAACAATAACTCCAAGGCGGCAAATACAGGCCAGGGCGGCAAGGATAACGCTCAGAACAAAAAGACTTCCGGCGGGCAAAACCGCAGCGGAGGCGGAAACCGCCAGAATAATAACCAGAACCGCAATCAGCCGAGAAACAGCGGCAATAAAAATCAGCAGCAGGGCGGAAGAGGAAACAACCGCGGACAAAACCGCAAAGGAAAAGGCGGCCAGCGCAATCAGCCCAATCAAAATCAGCCGAAGCAGCCGCCGAAACAGAAGCAGACTCCTGAAAAAATCACATTCGAGGGCACGCTTACTGTTGGCGAACTGGCCGGCAAGCTCAATAAAGAGCCTTCAGAAATCATTAAAAAGCTGATGACACTTGGCGTAATGGCAACGATCAACCAGGAACTTGACAAAGAGTCCATCGAATTGATCGGCGCTGAATATGGAGTCGAAACAGAAGAAGAGCAAGTGATCGACAAATCAGATCTATCCACCTACATGGAGCCTGATGAAGAGAAAGACATGCAGATCCGCCCGCCGGTGGTCACTATCATGGGTCACGTCGACCATGGTAAAACAACATTGCTTGACTCCATCCGCAATACGAAGGTAACCGCTTCTGAAGCAGGTGGAATCACCCAGCATATCGGTGCATACCAGATTGAAGCTAACGATAAGAAAATCACGTTCCTGGATACACCAGGCCACGCGGCATTTACGACAATGCGTTCACGCGGTGCCCAGGTAACAGACGTGACAATTCTTGTTGTGGCCGCAGATGACGGTGTGATGCCGCAGACAGTTGAGGCGATCAACCATGCCAAAGCTGCTGAAGTGCCGATCATCGTAGCGGTGAACAAGATCGATAAAGAAGGGGCCAATCCTGACCGTGTCATGCAGGAACTGACCGAATACAACCTTGTGCCGGAAGACTGGGGCGGCGACACTATTTTCGTTCCGGTTTCCGCATTGCAGGGAGAAGGAATTGAAGACCTTCTGGAAATGATCCTTCTTGTCAGTGAAGTGGAAGAGCTTAAAGCCAATCCTGACCGTCTCGCATACGGAACGGTCATTGAGGCGCAGCTTGATAAAGGACGCGGCTCAGTTGCAACCCTGCTAGTCCAAAACGGAACACTGAATGTCGGCGACCCGATCGTAGTCGGCAATACGTTCGGCCGTGTCCGCGCCATGGTGAACGATCTCGGCCGCCGCGTCAAGAAAGCCGGTCCGAGCACACCTGTGGAAATCACCGGCTTGAATGATGTTCCTCAGGCAGGCGACCGTTTTGTAGTCTTCGAAGAAGAAAAGACAGCACGTCAGATCGGGGAGTCCCGCGCCCAAAAACAGCTCGAAGCACAGCGCGGTGAGAAGTCCAGGCTCAGCCTTGATGATCTGTTTGAGCAAATCAAGCAGGGTGATGTGAAAGAAATAAACGTCATCATCAAAGCAGACGTACAGGGATCTGTTGAAGCTATGGCAGGCTCCCTGCAAAAAATAGAAGTCGAAGGCGTGAAAGTCAAAGTCATCCATACAGGTGTCGGTGCGATTACGGAATCTGACATTATCCTTGCTTCCGCTTCAAATGCGATCGTAATAGGTTTCAATGTCCGTCCGGACGGCAATGCTAAAAAGACGGCAGAGGCTGAAAACGTCGATATCCGCCTTCACCGTGTTATCTATAAAGCGATCGACGAGATTGAAGCTGCCATGAAAGGGATGCTTGATCCTGAGTTCGAAGAGAAAGTCATCGGCCAGGCAGAAGTCCGTGAAACGTTTAAGGTATCAAAAATCGGCACAATTGCAGGTTCTTACGTGACTGAAGGTAAAGTAAGAAGAGATGCAGGTGTCCGTGTCATCCGTGACGGCATTGTCGTATATGAAGGTGAAGTCGATACCCTTAAGCGCTATAAGGATGATGCAAAGGAAGTGGCACAGGGCTACGAATGCGGAATCACCCTTCAGAAGTTCAACGATATAAAAGAAGGCGATATATTTGAATTCTTCGTCATGGAGGAAATCAAACCGGCATGA
- a CDS encoding DUF503 domain-containing protein: MIGFVRCECLIYDAQSLKEKRMVLQRIITRLKQRYNVSVSELDYQDLWQRTEIGIAAVASSRAAAEKELERSLKMIDSFPEIERAKTTYEWF, from the coding sequence ATGATCGGATTTGTCCGCTGTGAATGCTTAATCTATGATGCTCAATCACTGAAAGAAAAGCGGATGGTGCTGCAGCGTATCATAACAAGATTGAAACAGCGGTATAATGTGTCGGTTTCCGAGCTGGATTACCAGGATCTCTGGCAGCGGACGGAAATCGGCATCGCCGCTGTCGCTTCTTCACGTGCTGCAGCGGAGAAAGAACTGGAACGGTCATTGAAAATGATCGATTCCTTTCCGGAAATCGAAAGGGCTAAGACAACTTACGAGTGGTTTTAA
- the rbfA gene encoding 30S ribosome-binding factor RbfA: MSNVRANRVAEQMKKELGDIIGRKLKDPRVGFVTVTDVEVSGDLQQAKVFISVLGDEEKKRETLNGLAKAKGFIRSEIGQRIRLRKTPELFFEFDESIDYGNRIETLLRDLNNPEE, encoded by the coding sequence ATGAGCAATGTACGTGCAAACCGGGTTGCTGAACAAATGAAAAAAGAACTGGGTGACATCATCGGCCGTAAATTGAAAGATCCCCGTGTCGGCTTTGTCACGGTGACTGATGTGGAAGTGAGCGGTGATTTACAGCAGGCAAAAGTGTTTATTTCCGTACTCGGGGATGAAGAGAAAAAGCGGGAAACGCTTAACGGTCTTGCCAAAGCGAAAGGCTTTATCAGATCTGAAATCGGCCAGCGGATCCGGCTGAGGAAAACGCCTGAATTGTTTTTTGAATTTGATGAATCAATTGATTACGGCAACCGGATTGAAACGCTGCTCCGCGATTTGAACAATCCGGAAGAATAA
- the truB gene encoding tRNA pseudouridine(55) synthase TruB, whose product MDGILPLNKPAGWTSHDCVMKTRKLFKTKKAGHTGTLDPDVTGVLPICIGRATKVVEYLTGAEKTYEGEVTLGTATETEDASGKVIEQQKIKQPVKREQIIEAMDKLTGEINQVPPMYSAVKVNGKRLYEYAREGIEVERPNRNITVYEFKLLDDREQFAGESISFTFRVKASKGTYVRTLAVDLGRELGYPAHMSHLIRTASGPFDITECLTFEQIEAKMKEGTAHDLLMPIERALAGMPSISVSAQTAEKVKNGALLPEPENMEDSILTVKDPAGAVLAVYKKHPLKKGVIKPEKVLRNE is encoded by the coding sequence ATGGATGGAATTTTACCTCTTAACAAACCCGCAGGCTGGACATCACATGATTGTGTCATGAAGACCAGAAAACTGTTCAAGACAAAAAAAGCAGGGCATACTGGTACGCTTGACCCCGATGTGACAGGTGTCCTGCCAATTTGCATCGGCAGAGCTACAAAGGTAGTCGAATATTTGACAGGAGCCGAAAAGACATATGAAGGAGAGGTCACGCTCGGAACAGCAACGGAAACAGAAGATGCTTCCGGTAAGGTCATCGAACAGCAGAAGATTAAGCAGCCGGTTAAACGTGAACAGATCATTGAAGCGATGGACAAACTTACCGGTGAAATCAATCAGGTCCCGCCTATGTACTCTGCCGTAAAGGTGAACGGGAAACGGTTGTATGAATATGCCCGTGAAGGAATTGAGGTTGAGAGGCCAAACCGCAACATCACTGTATATGAATTCAAACTGCTGGATGACCGGGAGCAGTTTGCAGGTGAAAGCATTTCTTTCACATTCAGGGTAAAGGCAAGTAAAGGCACATATGTCCGGACACTTGCTGTCGACCTTGGCAGGGAACTTGGTTATCCTGCCCATATGTCACACCTTATCCGTACAGCTTCAGGTCCGTTCGATATAACTGAATGTTTGACGTTTGAACAGATTGAAGCCAAAATGAAGGAGGGCACCGCTCATGATTTGCTTATGCCAATCGAAAGAGCGCTTGCCGGAATGCCTTCCATTTCCGTTTCAGCCCAAACCGCTGAGAAAGTAAAGAACGGGGCCCTCCTGCCGGAACCGGAAAATATGGAAGATTCCATTCTGACAGTTAAAGATCCGGCCGGAGCAGTATTGGCAGTCTACAAAAAACATCCTTTAAAAAAGGGTGTGATAAAGCCGGAAAAGGTCCTTCGCAACGAATAA